A window from Salvia miltiorrhiza cultivar Shanhuang (shh) chromosome 2, IMPLAD_Smil_shh, whole genome shotgun sequence encodes these proteins:
- the LOC131012554 gene encoding uncharacterized protein LOC131012554 yields the protein MIAIARRNLSCLCINPNSFLCNSNAHLFPSFHFFSTWTVKKLIPNPEIYDLLLNKHQFPPDLASLASSCLPKSSSPIRADSVVSFLKENSFTATQLQKVVTFNHSRILGFTIESMNFKFNVFQNVGLSPMEIAKVVSENPVILHSSYENRIIPKLSTLKCLLGSDHDLARLLKRCSWFLLVDLEKTLMPNMEILKSCSIPMKRILHFLHLRPRCFLVKPDIMRKSVVRAIEFGVPWTSGVFIQAVNLFTYMSEGMWQVKVQTLRDLGLSDDDILTIFRKQPLVFSQSGKKMKNVTELLLATGKYDVSSIVTCPVALMCSMKKRLEPRLQILRLLESRSLIEKWPALSTVAILTEDRFFDRFVKPYCDELGEEHITKIYVEDRKR from the coding sequence ATGATTGCAATTGCACGCAGGAATCTCTCCTGTTTATGTATAAACCCTAATTCATTTCTCTGCAACTCCAATGCTCATTTATTCCCGTCATTCCATTTCTTCTCCACTTGGACGGTGAAAAAACTAATCCCTAACCCTGAAATCTACGATCTATTGCTCAACAAACACCAATTTCCTCCTGATTTAGCTTCACTAGCTTCATCGTGTTTACCTAAATCTAGTAGCCCCATAAGAGCTGATTCAGTAGTGTCATTCCTCAAAGAGAACAGCTTTACGGCTACTCAGCTGCAGAAAGTCGTCACATTTAATCATTCTCGAATTCTAGGGTTTACTATCGAGAGcatgaatttcaaattcaatGTATTCCAAAATGTAGGCCTTTCCCCCATGGAGATTGCCAAGGTAGTATCCGAAAATCCGGTTATTTTACATTCAAGTTATGAGAATAGGATCATTCCCAAATTATCGACGCTAAAGTGCTTGCTGGGATCCGATCATGATCTGGCCAGACTTTTGAAACGATGCAGCTGGTTTCTGTTAGTCGATTTGGAGAAAACCTTAATGCCAAATATGGAAATCTTGAAGAGCTGTAGCATACCAATGAAGCGtatccttcattttcttcatcttcGCCCGAGATGTTTCTTGGTCAAGCCGGATATTATGCGGAAATCTGTAGTCAGGGCCATAGAATTTGGGGTCCCTTGGACTTCAGGCGTTTTTATCCAAGCTGTGAATCTTTTCACTTATATGAGTGAAGGGATGTGGCAAGTCAAGGTGCAAACGCTCCGCGATTTGGGACTTTCTGATGATGATATACTCACAATATTTAGGAAGCAACCATTGGTTTTTTCACAATCTgggaagaaaatgaagaatgtCACAGAGCTTCTGCTTGCTACCGGTAAGTACGATGTATCAAGCATTGTCACTTGTCCAGTAGCACTCATGTGCAGTATGAAGAAGAGGCTTGAGCCGCGTCTGCAAATACTTCGACTCTTGGAAAGTAGGAGTCTGATTGAAAAGTGGCCAGCACTTTCAACTGTTGCTATATTAACGGAGGATAGATTTTTTGACAGATTCGTTAAGCCTTATTGTGATGAGCTTGGCGAAGAACACATCACAAAGATATATGTCGAAGACAGAAAGCGATGA